The genomic interval AGTTCTGGCAATGAGGCGTTTTACCAATTGATGTTGGTAGTTTGCTTGGAATCCATTCCACAGAATCTATTGTCTTTTTGCAGGTTGTTCAGTGCTGACCTGATGGACTTGTAACCAAAGACTTTTTTTTCTGcagaaataagaaaagttaatGCGGGAAGTATCAAGTCAATGGAAAATTAAGCATCAATGAGGTCATATGCACCTATAACAAAACCAGGGGCAGGTACAATCCCAAGAAGTAGACCAGGTTCATGCCTGCCATCAAGAGGGAGCTCTATCTGCACATTTCTAATTTCTGTTTGACTATGGCTATTCGCTCCCAACCAGTTCCTGCTGTGACTTGACTCCTCCAAACCAGATTCACTGCATTTTTAAGATGGTGGAGGAAACAAAAGATCATTTTGGCCAGTTGCCAAATAACACCCTCATTCTTGATCAGATTGACTCTAGCCCCTGAGACTTGCTCAAACTCATCATAGAAGCTGATTGATTTGCGGACATACTGTGAGTGCAATGTTGTCCGTGCCAATTGCTGATTAATTCCCTTTTCCCCTTATGCTTGTAGATGAGACTGATGATGGCTTTCCTCGTGGATTCAGCTGCATTGCTTGTTTTAAGCATTGTATATTGTCAGGTTTGGTTCCAACCAGTCAAGTACAACTCGGCCAGTATGCTATTGCTTCTTATAATGCAGAGTATTCAAGTTGCTCTGTCTATCTAATGCTTCCTGGCAATGTAGGAAGCAGTTTTACAAAGCAGGTGATTCTAACTTCACTTTTCAGTCATTGTTTATTCAACCAggaatttaaaatgtcagtatggTGGTGCAGTGATATTGAGTACGGATGATTATTTCGTCAGACAAGATGGGTCCTATTTATTTGAGAAGTACTTACTTGAAGAAGCTCATGAATGGAACCATGAGAGAGGTGAGTAATTAAATTTGtctttaaaatttctatttttattgCATTTGGAAAAAATTAAATTTACAATATAATACTTAATGTATTTTTATAATGCATCTGTTTTCAGCCAAATCGGCCATGAGACAAGGGAAATCTCCAATTATAATAGACAATACCAACATTCAAGCATGGGAAATGAAACCATATGTGATTATGGTATAACCTAGATTTCAATTAATTTCAATATGTACTGTCCATGTTATTTGAAGATTGTAATTTGGAGAATTCTGTGCTATAAATGTTTCTTTCTCTATTTCTATTTGTTAAACCAGTTTAAAGCCAGTTTTCCCTTTTTTACAgaagtttactttttaactttatCATTGTACTTTTGTTAAGGAGATGCCAGAGTTGTTCTTAATCATTTACTTACTGCAGTGAGCTATCTTATTCTTATTTCTAATTAGCACTTTAAAAATGTGATGGCTTTAATTTTTCAAGGAAGTATCAGCAGTCATCCACATAATTTGCATCTTCCTTCACAACCAAGATAGGGATTTGCTTGAGAATGTGGAAGTTTCAAAGTTTGCTATATTTTCTGAAATTTTGGATTCGCTCAGAGTGCAGTTCCGCAGGAATTTTGTCCTAGATTAGTCCCAACAGCCAGGTCAAAAGGTTAGATCAGGTAAGGGAGGGGAAAGACACTTTTTAGTTGATATACTTTTTTATAGGTTGCTTTAGTTTATTTTAATGTttaatatttatttgttttaattactaataaatgaattttaattCTATTTTAGTACATTTCAATATTTTTAACTATTCTGGAGTTTTAATAGGTTTGGATGCTTTTTGAATATTAGAATTTATTGATAGTTTTAATGGCTGGCTAATCTGATTTAACTATCAGTCTTTTTATCTGCTTCAATAGTCTGTCACAGTGGGTTAGAAATTGTCCTTGAACCTGAAGATAATGCTTTTGTATTTTTTGCAAAATGAGAGGGGGAGAATGGGTGGGATTTTTAATTATTATagatgctttactgaggcagggaGAAGTGTAGGCAGATTATACCAAAATGAGGCTGGCTTCTGTGTGGTACTGTATTTTCTGCAAATATTCCTTTCCAATATTGACAACATTTATAGACACAAGAACCTTCAATTTTCAGACCCTAAGCAAAGGGAATCAAGGTTCACAGCATTTTGAAGCACATACAGACTTACTGTACAATAACAAATATTGCCAGCTTGATGCGTTAAGGCATTGCTTTGAACAACTTAAATTTTGAAACACTTGGGATTCTgcaaatgcaggaaatccagagtagtACACACAAAGTATTGCAtctagcagcatctatggaaaggaataaacagttcagtGCTTCGGGCAAGACCCTTTATCGTGACAGGAAGGGAAGAGTGAAGAAGCTGGAATAAGGTGGTGAGGGGATGGGAAGGAATACAAACTAGAAAgtgacagggagaaggcaggtgggtgggaggggtgaagtgagaagtggaaaaggtgaagtgctgaagaagaaagaatctgataggagtgcaGAGTTCCCATGGGAGTAGGGGAATGAAGAGagtcaccagagggaggtgagaggggagccaaCACATCATAATCCAAATGGAAACAaaagacaatctgcagatgctggaaatctaaacacacacaaaatgctggaggaactcagcaggcgaggcagctcctatggaaaaaaatacagttgacattctggaccgagacccttcagcaggactggagaaaaagaggtgaggaatcagaattagaaggtgggggagcagagggagaaacacaaggtgatggttgAAACTGGGGGGAGGTGGCGTTGAGAAGGGTGAAGTTAAGATTTGGGAAACTGATAGGTAAagaagatacagggctggagaagggggaatctaataagagaggacagaaggccttggaagaaaggagcaggagcaccagatggaggtgataggcacacaaggagataaggagagagagggaaaatgggatggagaatggtgaaggagtggggggggcattattggaagtttgagaaattgctgttcatgccatcaggttggagactacccagacggaatatggagtgttgctcctccaacctgagtgtagcctcatcacgACAGCAGAGGAGGCTGTGGAAGGACGTGTTGgtataggaatgggaagtagaattaaaatgggtggccactgggagatcccacatttTCTGGCCGACCaagtgtaggtgctcagcgaagcagtgggatggcaggagaatggggtgagggcagatgtgccccaaacagtccttccaggtgaggcaacacttcacctgtgagtatgTTGGGGGCATCTACTGTACctggtgttcccagtgtggcctcttgtatactgatgagacccaatgtagattagaAGACTGCTTCGCTGAGTTCCTGCGCTCTggcagaaaaagcgggatctcccagtggccacacattttaatccacttcccattcctatttcaACATGTctatccacagcctcctctactattgtgatgaggccacactcaagttggaggagcaacaccttatattccatccaggtagcctccaacctggtggcatgaagattgatttctcgaacttagGGTAATGGACTCCCACTCTCTTcatcccattttccctctctttgcTTATCTCCTTGTCTGTCTGTCACCTTCCTCTcatgctcctcctccttttctttccttcatgaccttctatcctctcctatcagatttcccccttctctagccctgtatctttttcacttatcgacttcccaactctttacttcactcctcctggTTTTATTgattaccttgtgtttctccctcccctcccccccacatttAACTCTTAactcctcatcttcttttctccagtcctgctgaagggtcttggcctgaaacttcaactgccctctttttccactgatgctgtctgggctgctgagtttcttcagcattttgtgtgttggttgATAATCCTGTTGGGTAGagtccaacctgatggcctgatACTCAATTTCCCTAACCACTGGTAATATTTCCCCACACCCCTTCACTCTTCTTCCATTCTCCATTTTGGCTCCCACTATATTTTCTCTTTACCTACCTATCTGgcaaccctcctcctttcttttttcccatggtccatctcctcttctatcagattccttcttcttcaacccttaaGTTTTCCATCTACCAcgtcccagcttttcacttcacccACCTGCCTTCCCCCTTGTgtggcttgtactccttcccctctcccccaccactttattctggcttcccccccccccactttctcaccatcctgatgaagggtttcagcctgaaacattgattgtttacttttttccataggtgctgcctgacctgctatgttTCTTCAGTGCTTTGTGTGTTATTTTAAAAATTTAAGTGTTTTTAACATAATAAAATTCAAGAAAAGTTAAGTATTTAATTGCCAAGGGATATAACAAAATAGATTACATATGTTCCGGTAATTATTTATTTCTAAACTCATCTCTTCTGTAATTGAGAAATCGCGACTGCAGTAATTTCAGCcaattacaatttttttttttgctttactaATTAGTTCCTGGAAGGAGTTTTTCATTATAGTGCTAGAAATATCTTTCAACAAAGAATTACGTTCTTGCACAACTTCTACTTATTatacaatgattcaggaacttgTAAATTTTAGGTGGAAATGTTGTTAAAATTCAGTACTGGGTTGGGTCTCTAGATTTTAAATCCAGAATTAATGTTTTGTCATCAACAGGCAAAAGAGAATGGTTATGAAGTGGAATTCAGAGAACCAGACACGCCATGGAAATTTGACATTAGAAAACTAACCAGGTTTAAATCTTTTGATCACTTTATGTGTAAGAATAGCAATTATGTTTATACTTTTGTCTACTGCAGATTTTTGTAATGTACGGAAGAAGAGCTTAAGGTTATCAAAGTTAATATCAGCTTCTATAGAACTTGTATGTAATATATAGAAGTTCACATCATGTGTTCAGaaatgggttaggggtgaaagatgaaatgtttaaggggaacatcttGACTCAGGTGGTGAGAATATGAAacaagctgtcagcacaagtggtggatactgggttgatttcaacgtttaagataaATTAGAAaatgtacatggatgagaggagtatggagggctgtagtcTGGATGCAGaccaataggactaggcagatgaATGGTTTGGCACGcactagatgagccaaagagtCTGTATTGTTCTATCACTATAAATGATTCTTAATCATATTTATTCAGTCATAATTTCTGTTTTGGGCAATAACTCTGGAAGTGAATTCCACCAACCTGTAGTTATAGATATAAAgaattttgtttatttatgtgctTATTTGGGGCACCACAATcttgtagtggttagtgtgacactattacagctcggggtgtcagagttcggagtAAAATTCTgatatcatctgtaaggagtctgtacgtcctctctatggaatgtgtgggttatGTCTTGGTCTCCGGTTACTTATCACTGTCCAAAGATgcactagttagtaggttaactggtcattgtaaattggccttgattaagctagggttaaatcggggatgttgagcagcatggctcgaagggctggcagagcctattccacgctgtatcttaataaataaataaaatactgcaCTTAGTCTTGAATCAGTGTATCCTTATTATAAATTCCTGAAGCAATCTACTTTAGCTGttgttttccttttatgattaTAAGTATTTCCATTATATTATTTCCATATATTTCCATAATCTGTTTTGACAGATGTAATTAGTATTTTTAGCACTTTTTCTTCTATCTCAACTGCTTTCTAAATTTAGCTTTTATGGCATCATGACACAGAATCATAGAAATTTATTCTATTTGGCTCATTGTATCCATTCAGTGAAAAAGGGCTATTGTGACTGAAAAGCAGAGTtttaaaatagcagatggaattaatCCAACATTACCTTTTGTCTGTAGCCATGTGAGTTACAACATATCAAAGGCTTATTAAAGTATTACTACTTTAAGTTTATTTTCCCTCAACTATGTTTTTATGGGAAGAATTCCAAACTCTGATTACCCAGTCAATGACTTGTTTTCCTTCTTCTCTTCTCAATTTCTTTTACCTATTAATGCAAAATTGTGCTGTCTGGTCATTAATCTTTCTGAAAAGAGTAACAGATTTTCCTAATCATCCCATTTAGATCTATTATCGTTACATATGCCATTGTTAAAACTTTCTTTGGCTTCCACTTTTGAGGAAAACAAGCCAAGCTTGGTCAGTCTTCTAATTAGTCAAAGAGTCATTCAGCATAAAAATGGGCTTTTTGGCCTATTATGTCCATGCCACCTTCAAGTACTCAGTTATACTCAGCGGCCACTTGATGAagcacacttgctcattaatgcaaatatctaatcagccaataatatggcaacaactcaatgcataaaagcatgaaaacgtggtcaaaaggttcagttgttattcaaaaccgaacatcagaatggggaagaaatgtgatccaagtgactttgtgggatgattgttggtgccgaaAGGGGTGCCACCGGGGATTTTCATGCATGAGtcactagagtttacagggaatggtgtcaAAAACAAaaaagtgagcagcagttctgtgggtgtaaacgcctcattaatgagagtggtcagaggagaatggtttaaacagacaggaaggagacaggaactcaaataactgTGCGTTAcagcagtgctgtgcagaagagcatctctgaatgcacgaaccttgaggtggatggactacagcagcagaagtgcacaaacatatactcagtgggcACTTCATTAAGTTTAGGAGGTatgcaataaagtggccactgagtgtattcaaATTCCATTTTCCAATACTTGGTCCGCATCCTTCCACGTCTTGGTAATTTAAGCCCCAATGCAGGTTTATGAAACCTACATAATAAGAGTGAAAAGTTAGCAAGTGACAAAATTAGTCCCCTCGAAGATCAgtgtggtcatctatgcatggagccaaaagagttgGATGAGATCTCAAATCTGTTAAGTGAATAGAACTGAGGCAAAATTGTATTGAGGTCATGGACCTTATTTGGATTACAGAGGCTggggtgcttgctgtcttgaggcaaattaggtttGATAAGTCTGCAtggcctgacagggtgttccttTGGACTTTGTAGGAGGCtaatgtagaaattgcaggggccctgatagaggtttttaaaacatccttagccacaggtgaggtgtcagagaactggaggatagctaacactgttccattattcaagaacgGCTCCAAGAATAAGACGAGAAATCATAGGCATGAGAGCCTGGCctcagtgatgggtaaattacTGAAAGGTATACCAAGGGACATAATATTTTAAGTACTTGGACAGACAGGGCCTGATCAGGAATACTCAACTTAGCTTTGTTTGATTGGTTGTATCTAACCAATCTtgctgagtttttcaaggaggttaccagggaAAGCAGTGGACATTGTCCACATGAATtttagcaagacctttgacaaagtacAGTATAAGAGGATGGtccagaaggttcagtcgcttggcatttagGACGaagtattcaatgcattcaacattggctttgcaaggtaaccagagagtggtagtaaatggttgtctctctgacaaacagggattggtgctgggtccattgttgtttgccaACAATATTAATGATATAGATGATcttgtggtaaactggatcagcaaatttgtaggtgacactaaggttgggggcATTTTGGGAAGTGAAGAGGCTATCAAAGGCTGTAGCAGGATCTGGACCCACCGGGGAAAAATGGaccaaaaatggcagatggaacttaatgcaggcaagtgtgaggtgttgcactttgggaggacaaaccgggCTAGGACTTGCACTGTGAATGGGAGGGCATtgtggaatgtggtagaacaaaggcatctgggaatacagatccatattttcttgaatgtggcatcacaggtagatgggatCATAAAAAGAGCTTATGGCatgttgaccttcataaatcacaggtttgagtgcaggagttgagatgttatttTGGAATTGTTtaaagcattggtaaggccatattgtgtgcagttctggccaactacctcagaatcagaatatgttgtcatgaaatttgttttgcagtacattgcaatgcatagtaataaaaacaataaaatacaacaaggaatatatatatataaataaggtAAGTAGGTAGTTGCAAAAAgcaagggaaaatactgagg from Hypanus sabinus isolate sHypSab1 chromosome 3, sHypSab1.hap1, whole genome shotgun sequence carries:
- the LOC132391199 gene encoding NEDD4-binding protein 2-like 1, producing the protein MSAEFLARSFQNLSLQHPDGRRTPKPRRGKSKRLYLLRGLPGSGKSTLARNLKCQYGGAVILSTDDYFVRQDGSYLFEKYLLEEAHEWNHERAKSAMRQGKSPIIIDNTNIQAWEMKPYVIMAKENGYEVEFREPDTPWKFDIRKLTRINTHGVSREAIERMKERYERNITIDKVLHAERGN